The proteins below are encoded in one region of Rhodopirellula halodulae:
- a CDS encoding glutamine amidotransferase — MSWGLDPIYGSLPIALTLVAIIVAMMFVILPPGVSGRRRQILLTLRGLASIALVLVLLRPSLVQSDNRPAAATLAIALDTSASMELSSGEAMNRWQQQKQSAQKLISGLSGSDQALQVVVMGFDEAAQSIHESGTEQLATIADRIGEQEHTGRATDLAAPLTLAMDRGRTSPLAGVVLFSDGTQIANSREASADVPADPQREARLLGAMGVPVWTVPLGPPDEASRRIDLSVESLPETLRMFTGNESLVAFQVRSRGVVQSPVKVSLRWLDENGQTATAANRTITPDKMDQVTSLEIPIVAPKPGQYRLIAEMETRTGETITDNNSQVAFVDVREGGGRVLYLEGTPRLEQKDLRWALGQFLDLELTYRWIPRDTVNSWPIDLVDDFSPGRYDVIILGDLHSAALGDEQLQQLSEAVGQGTALIMLGGEHTYSRGGYANTPLANVLPVQLDDRLRQPPGPLDPVEATVPDAMRSPVTMQPATSHPITSIQVMQRDRLVRWEDLPAMPGVNPWPSVRVAPGVQVLLQSPRQKPLMVIGEYGRGRVAALAFDSTWTWRRAGLGDFHRRFWRQLILWSLAREEDASLSLQLQLSPRRFVGTEQPSFTATDRSDAESNGSNRQLAAEVILESGKTIPVPIGGAENSGRQAERIWSGKLPELPPGFHRLRVRSEGANAESLEPAEVAFQVLDDTRELTTSQTDHSLLRQLADATSGVGGRVYQPEDVDALVETIRSRRTESVRTVIEKFRLGDGPLSGWLIFLLFAGALSVEWALRRQWGLA, encoded by the coding sequence ATGAGTTGGGGGCTGGATCCCATTTACGGTTCGCTGCCGATCGCGTTGACGCTGGTGGCGATCATCGTTGCAATGATGTTTGTCATCTTGCCGCCGGGGGTGAGCGGACGGCGACGTCAAATTTTGTTGACGCTGCGTGGTTTGGCATCGATTGCTTTGGTGCTCGTGTTGCTACGTCCGTCGCTGGTTCAGTCTGACAATCGCCCGGCTGCGGCCACGTTGGCGATTGCATTGGATACCTCGGCCAGCATGGAATTGTCGTCGGGCGAGGCCATGAATCGTTGGCAGCAACAAAAACAATCGGCGCAGAAACTGATTTCAGGTTTGTCGGGTTCGGATCAAGCGTTGCAAGTGGTAGTGATGGGCTTTGACGAAGCAGCCCAATCGATTCACGAGAGTGGCACCGAGCAACTGGCGACAATCGCCGATCGCATTGGGGAACAAGAACACACCGGCAGAGCGACCGATTTGGCTGCGCCCCTGACCTTGGCGATGGACCGCGGCAGGACCAGCCCGCTGGCGGGCGTGGTCCTGTTCAGCGACGGCACACAGATCGCAAACAGTCGCGAGGCGTCGGCCGACGTTCCTGCGGATCCGCAGCGTGAGGCGAGACTGCTTGGAGCGATGGGAGTACCGGTTTGGACGGTGCCATTGGGGCCACCGGATGAGGCTTCACGGCGAATTGATCTGTCGGTGGAGTCGTTGCCGGAAACGTTGCGGATGTTCACCGGCAATGAGTCTTTGGTCGCGTTCCAAGTTCGCTCGCGAGGTGTCGTGCAATCACCGGTGAAGGTGTCTCTGCGTTGGCTGGATGAGAACGGTCAAACGGCGACGGCCGCGAACCGAACGATCACACCTGACAAGATGGATCAAGTGACCTCGCTTGAGATACCAATCGTTGCACCCAAGCCTGGGCAGTACCGTTTGATTGCGGAAATGGAGACTCGGACGGGAGAAACGATCACGGACAACAATTCGCAGGTCGCCTTTGTTGATGTTCGTGAAGGTGGCGGCCGGGTGTTGTATTTGGAGGGAACACCGCGTTTGGAGCAGAAGGATTTGCGTTGGGCTCTCGGACAGTTCTTGGATCTTGAATTGACCTACCGGTGGATCCCTCGCGACACCGTGAATTCATGGCCGATCGATTTGGTGGATGATTTTTCGCCGGGACGCTACGACGTGATCATTTTGGGCGACTTGCATTCGGCGGCTCTCGGTGACGAGCAGTTGCAGCAGTTGTCTGAAGCGGTTGGCCAAGGCACGGCTTTGATCATGCTGGGTGGCGAACACACTTACAGTCGCGGCGGTTACGCGAATACGCCATTGGCGAATGTTTTACCGGTCCAACTGGACGATCGTTTGCGGCAACCGCCCGGTCCGCTGGATCCAGTCGAAGCAACGGTTCCGGATGCCATGCGATCTCCGGTGACAATGCAACCCGCGACATCGCATCCGATCACTTCGATCCAAGTCATGCAACGAGACCGCTTGGTTCGTTGGGAAGACTTGCCGGCAATGCCCGGGGTGAATCCGTGGCCATCGGTGAGAGTGGCTCCTGGCGTGCAGGTCCTGTTGCAGTCGCCGCGGCAAAAACCGTTGATGGTGATCGGCGAATACGGTCGAGGCCGTGTGGCTGCTTTGGCGTTCGATTCGACTTGGACATGGCGTCGTGCCGGGTTGGGTGACTTTCATCGACGGTTTTGGCGGCAGTTGATTTTGTGGTCGCTGGCGCGGGAGGAGGATGCTTCTTTATCGCTTCAGTTGCAGCTATCACCGCGAAGGTTCGTGGGAACGGAACAACCATCGTTCACGGCGACCGATCGAAGTGATGCTGAGTCGAACGGATCCAACCGGCAGTTAGCGGCGGAGGTGATCTTGGAGTCTGGAAAAACGATCCCCGTGCCCATCGGCGGCGCAGAAAACAGTGGGCGTCAGGCGGAGCGGATTTGGTCGGGTAAGTTGCCTGAGCTTCCACCGGGATTTCATCGACTGAGAGTTCGTTCCGAGGGGGCGAATGCCGAATCGCTGGAGCCGGCGGAAGTTGCGTTTCAGGTTTTGGACGACACGCGAGAGTTGACCACGTCGCAGACCGATCATTCGTTGCTGCGGCAGTTGGCCGATGCGACTTCCGGCGTGGGCGGCCGTGTTTACCAGCCCGAGGATGTGGACGCATTGGTGGAGACGATTCGTTCACGACGCACCGAATCCGTGCGGACCGTCATCGAAAAATTTCGCTTGGGTGACGGTCCACTCAGCGGATGGCTCATTTTTCTGTTGTTTGCCGGGGCTTTGTCCGTTGAATGGGCCCTGCGACGCCAGTGGGGTTTGGCGTGA
- a CDS encoding DUF1598 domain-containing protein — translation MLVHHPSPVCRLAVFVVCLMLTVVPTAAQDSLDASIIDDGTQPAIADPGAAGGQSLADFSQLMQLIQTTVEPESWEALGGVGTMAPYPAGIVVSPAGLLSEHEPATDNDSKDVDWQQQANSLLLDATRSRPDSIRWSADDWKSPCKIRCISVRRWMQALAAAPRPTTPDAPNNTNIDALTMAGGLSKISLVLITEDDILLAGTVGGFEKVDGWWIDRKSGLPPVNLTALAVGLSAARNQQPFGCTIDPTTEGLQRAAAVGQQIVSGAIATGTAAESLAEALGRQDIRVFGTHANHEVAWLLIEADRHMKRLALGETDMPDGVKNYLEIVRSTAANSPPSDLLLRLWFTGQPLHVRHEKVNSDHVWQLAGTPLRLSGENELALLSGQRGNRVLDPSTEAFVNHFNQQWQTIRTKYPLYGALESVYQATAVAQLWFLHASDTAAPSDHETLQRALLHFASKRSTQLATPTEVESIAVMHRYRQRNKMHQLVMASGGVSIQPADLLPTQMQPHASLREYRTLAESRPDDRWWWNAFDN, via the coding sequence ATGTTGGTTCACCATCCGTCGCCCGTCTGCCGCCTCGCGGTTTTCGTGGTTTGCTTGATGCTCACCGTGGTGCCCACCGCCGCGCAAGACAGCCTTGATGCTTCCATCATTGACGATGGAACTCAACCAGCAATTGCTGATCCGGGTGCAGCGGGTGGTCAATCGCTCGCGGATTTCAGTCAACTGATGCAACTGATCCAAACCACGGTGGAACCCGAGTCATGGGAAGCCTTGGGCGGCGTGGGAACGATGGCTCCTTACCCCGCCGGGATCGTTGTCTCGCCCGCTGGCTTGCTGAGCGAACACGAACCAGCAACCGACAACGACTCAAAAGACGTGGACTGGCAACAACAAGCCAACTCATTGCTGCTGGATGCCACCCGATCTCGTCCGGATTCAATCCGCTGGAGTGCAGATGACTGGAAGTCGCCTTGCAAGATTCGATGCATTTCGGTCCGACGTTGGATGCAAGCACTTGCTGCCGCCCCGCGGCCAACAACGCCCGACGCGCCAAACAACACGAACATCGATGCACTGACGATGGCCGGCGGCCTGTCCAAGATCTCCTTGGTGCTGATCACCGAAGACGACATTCTCTTGGCTGGAACGGTCGGGGGCTTTGAGAAAGTCGACGGTTGGTGGATTGATCGCAAGAGCGGTTTGCCGCCGGTGAACTTGACGGCTTTGGCGGTTGGGTTGTCCGCTGCTCGCAATCAACAACCGTTTGGTTGCACGATCGATCCCACCACGGAAGGACTGCAACGTGCAGCGGCGGTTGGACAACAAATTGTGTCCGGTGCCATCGCAACAGGCACCGCGGCGGAATCGCTGGCGGAGGCGCTGGGTCGTCAAGACATCCGAGTGTTTGGAACACACGCGAATCATGAGGTTGCTTGGCTGCTGATCGAAGCGGACCGCCACATGAAGCGATTGGCTCTCGGTGAAACGGACATGCCCGACGGCGTGAAGAACTACTTGGAAATCGTTCGATCCACCGCCGCCAACTCGCCGCCTTCGGACCTATTGCTTCGATTGTGGTTCACGGGCCAACCGCTGCACGTCCGTCACGAGAAAGTGAACTCCGATCACGTGTGGCAATTGGCGGGAACGCCTTTGCGACTGAGCGGAGAAAACGAATTGGCGTTGCTGAGCGGCCAACGCGGCAATCGTGTGCTTGATCCATCCACCGAAGCGTTCGTGAATCACTTCAACCAACAGTGGCAGACCATTCGAACGAAGTACCCGCTCTACGGTGCATTGGAATCTGTCTATCAAGCCACCGCGGTCGCACAGTTATGGTTCCTACATGCGAGCGACACCGCGGCACCAAGCGACCACGAAACTCTTCAACGAGCCCTGCTGCATTTTGCATCAAAACGATCGACACAGTTGGCAACGCCAACGGAAGTGGAATCCATCGCCGTCATGCATCGCTATCGTCAACGCAATAAAATGCATCAATTGGTCATGGCCAGCGGTGGCGTGAGCATTCAACCTGCGGACTTGCTGCCGACGCAAATGCAACCCCATGCCAGCTTGCGAGAGTATCGAACCCTCGCCGAGTCGCGTCCGGACGATCGTTGGTGGTGGAATGCCTTCGACAACTGA
- a CDS encoding iron-containing alcohol dehydrogenase — protein sequence MQSFDLHPRTRIVFGPNVSDQISELARSIGGALSLGRPRVLVVCDPGIVAAGHFERLTRSLREGDWEVQAFHEFAENPTSAMVDAGVQVAAEFQPDLLIGLGGGSSMDCAKGINFVYSCGGRIHDYHGVGKATADMLPMIAVPTTAGTGSEAQSFALISDAETHVKMACGDPKAACRIAVLDPVLTLTQPRGVTALTGIDAISHAVETYVSRKRNAMSITYSRRAFGLLGQSFVRVLQTPDDLEARADMQLGACLAGMAIETSMLGAAHATANPLTARHDVVHGQAVGLMLPAVVRFNGTSHADWYAELLREVEPNVSVDAAPDRLAELIQAWMREADLATSLDELSIPTSDIGQFVDDALQQWTGTFNPIELDEDSTRSLYREVF from the coding sequence ATGCAATCGTTTGATCTTCATCCACGAACTCGCATCGTGTTTGGACCGAACGTTTCCGATCAAATCAGCGAGCTGGCTCGTTCGATCGGAGGGGCACTCAGCCTCGGTCGACCTCGCGTGTTGGTGGTGTGCGATCCTGGCATCGTGGCGGCGGGCCATTTCGAGCGTTTGACTCGCTCACTTCGCGAAGGCGATTGGGAGGTTCAGGCCTTTCATGAGTTCGCGGAGAACCCCACTTCAGCCATGGTCGATGCGGGCGTTCAAGTTGCCGCGGAATTCCAGCCGGATTTGCTGATCGGGTTGGGCGGTGGAAGCAGCATGGATTGCGCCAAAGGAATCAACTTCGTCTACAGCTGCGGTGGCCGGATCCATGACTACCATGGCGTCGGAAAAGCCACCGCGGACATGTTGCCGATGATCGCCGTTCCGACGACAGCCGGGACAGGAAGCGAAGCCCAGAGTTTTGCTTTGATCAGCGATGCCGAAACGCATGTGAAGATGGCGTGTGGTGATCCCAAAGCCGCATGCCGAATCGCGGTCTTGGATCCTGTGTTGACGCTAACGCAGCCTCGCGGGGTCACCGCATTGACCGGAATCGATGCGATCTCGCATGCGGTCGAGACCTACGTCAGTCGCAAACGCAACGCGATGTCGATCACCTACAGTCGTCGGGCGTTTGGATTGCTCGGCCAGTCTTTCGTTCGTGTTCTGCAGACGCCCGATGATTTGGAAGCTCGTGCCGACATGCAATTGGGAGCATGCCTCGCCGGCATGGCCATCGAAACATCGATGTTGGGTGCCGCTCATGCCACCGCGAATCCGCTGACCGCGCGGCATGATGTGGTTCATGGTCAAGCGGTTGGATTGATGCTGCCGGCCGTGGTTCGATTCAATGGGACAAGTCATGCCGATTGGTACGCTGAGTTGCTTCGTGAAGTCGAACCCAACGTCAGTGTGGACGCGGCACCGGACCGTTTGGCCGAATTGATTCAGGCTTGGATGCGCGAAGCGGACCTGGCGACCAGCTTGGACGAGCTTTCCATTCCCACGTCCGACATCGGTCAGTTCGTTGACGATGCCCTTCAGCAGTGGACCGGCACATTCAATCCGATCGAACTCGATGAGGACTCCACCCGGTCACTCTATCGCGAAGTGTTCTAG